A region from the Paenarthrobacter aurescens genome encodes:
- the moaC gene encoding cyclic pyranopterin monophosphate synthase MoaC yields MDAVNETSGTTEPSTALTHLRQDGTAQMVDVSQKAVTTRQATATATVRSTPGVLALLGAGELPKGDALAVARVAGIMAAKKTPDLIPLCHPLPISKVTVDFELGEDSVGILATVKTKGVTGVEMEALTAASVAALSVYDMIKAVDKHAVLTDIRVLAKSGGKSGDWDLAGPSTAAEAGA; encoded by the coding sequence ATGGATGCTGTGAATGAAACCTCAGGCACCACAGAACCCTCCACAGCGTTGACCCATCTCCGGCAGGACGGCACTGCGCAGATGGTGGACGTATCCCAAAAAGCCGTCACAACACGTCAGGCAACTGCCACGGCCACGGTCCGCAGCACGCCAGGAGTGCTGGCCCTTCTGGGCGCCGGTGAGCTGCCCAAGGGTGATGCCCTTGCCGTGGCGCGCGTTGCAGGAATCATGGCAGCAAAGAAGACACCTGATCTGATTCCGCTGTGCCATCCGTTGCCGATCTCCAAGGTCACCGTGGACTTTGAACTGGGCGAGGACTCGGTGGGCATCCTGGCCACGGTGAAGACCAAGGGAGTCACCGGGGTGGAGATGGAAGCCCTCACCGCTGCCTCAGTGGCGGCCCTGAGCGTCTACGACATGATCAAGGCCGTGGACAAACACGCAGTGCTGACCGACATCCGTGTGCTGGCCAAGAGCGGCGGGAAAAGCGGCGACTGGGACCTTGCCGGACCGTCAACTGCGGCGGAGGCCGGCGCATGA
- a CDS encoding heparan-alpha-glucosaminide N-acetyltransferase domain-containing protein: MTSQETAPPRKAPGNGTVSSRLAGIDAARGAALLGMMATHVMPTFGPPPQWDPTIVGLVFSGRSAALFAVLAGVGLALSTGKQEPRSGSDLWAARRGVAMRALVIAVVGLMLGGLEVNVAVILVHYAVLFLCILPFLGLRLKALCLWALGWVLFSPLLAYLVRPLLLDANPPLKLGHNPNWEDFGTPGALLGDVFFTGYYPVLQWISYLLIGLVIGRLALTTARIQLLLVTCGIAVAGLAKVLGVLAMEVWGGRTALSALPVTRGYPLESMLQVNVTGLEQTGSWWWLATAAPHAGTTLDLLHSSGVAAAVVGLFLLLGTTAERIKVNFLILLSGPGAMTLSLYSAHVWVLSGFTNQPLPQGWTDEGMYWAQALTAIAVGTCFAVLRRRGPLEWVSHTASTVGSHRPAAVG; this comes from the coding sequence ATGACTTCGCAAGAGACGGCACCTCCGCGAAAAGCGCCTGGCAACGGCACGGTTTCCTCGCGGCTGGCTGGAATAGATGCCGCCAGGGGTGCGGCGTTGCTGGGGATGATGGCCACGCATGTGATGCCAACATTCGGTCCTCCCCCGCAGTGGGACCCAACGATTGTGGGACTGGTATTTTCGGGCCGTTCAGCTGCGCTCTTCGCCGTGCTTGCCGGTGTCGGGCTGGCGCTGAGCACCGGCAAGCAGGAACCCCGCAGCGGCTCCGACCTCTGGGCTGCCCGGCGTGGAGTGGCCATGCGGGCCTTGGTGATTGCCGTCGTCGGGCTGATGCTTGGTGGCCTTGAAGTCAACGTCGCCGTGATCCTGGTTCACTACGCAGTCCTGTTCCTGTGCATCCTGCCGTTCCTGGGCCTACGGCTCAAGGCACTGTGCCTATGGGCCCTCGGCTGGGTCCTGTTCTCTCCACTGCTTGCTTATCTGGTCCGGCCGCTGCTGCTGGACGCAAACCCTCCCCTCAAGCTGGGCCACAACCCCAACTGGGAGGATTTCGGCACGCCTGGGGCTTTACTCGGCGACGTCTTCTTCACGGGCTACTACCCCGTACTCCAGTGGATCTCGTACTTGCTGATCGGGCTGGTAATAGGCCGGTTGGCACTGACGACGGCGAGGATCCAGTTGCTGCTGGTGACGTGCGGGATCGCGGTGGCCGGCCTGGCAAAGGTCCTCGGTGTCCTGGCCATGGAGGTGTGGGGTGGCCGGACTGCTTTGTCCGCCCTCCCTGTCACCAGGGGATATCCATTGGAAAGCATGCTTCAGGTCAACGTCACCGGCCTGGAACAGACGGGTTCCTGGTGGTGGCTGGCAACGGCAGCCCCGCATGCCGGAACTACTTTGGACCTGCTGCACAGCAGCGGTGTGGCTGCGGCCGTGGTGGGTTTGTTCCTGCTGCTGGGCACCACGGCGGAGCGGATCAAGGTCAACTTCCTGATTCTGCTCAGCGGGCCTGGTGCCATGACCCTCAGCCTCTACTCTGCCCACGTCTGGGTGTTGTCCGGCTTTACCAATCAGCCCCTGCCCCAGGGGTGGACGGACGAGGGCATGTATTGGGCCCAAGCGCTTACTGCCATAGCGGTTGGCACCTGTTTCGCCGTGCTTCGTCGCCGCGGACCTTTGGAATGGGTAAGCCACACCGCATCAACGGTGGGCAGTCACCGGCCCGCTGCAGTGGGCTGA
- the dapB gene encoding 4-hydroxy-tetrahydrodipicolinate reductase yields MTEQLAVAVLGAHGRMGMEAVKAVEAAEDMTLVAALGRGDSLEKMLDAGAQYVVDLTVPDTTESNVRFAVEHGIHAVVGTTGWNAQRLDSLRSLLERQPATGVLIAPNFALGSVLASAFAAKASQYFESVEIIELHHPNKVDAPSGTAVRTAQLVAQARQEAGVPASPDATETSLDGARGCDVDGIRVHSVRLRGLVAHQEVLLGGPGEQLTLRHDSFDRASFMPGVLLGLRKVAANPGLTVGLDGYLDLGL; encoded by the coding sequence ATGACCGAACAACTTGCTGTTGCAGTGCTGGGCGCCCACGGGCGTATGGGGATGGAAGCCGTCAAGGCAGTAGAAGCAGCCGAAGACATGACGTTGGTGGCCGCTTTGGGCCGCGGCGATTCCTTGGAGAAGATGCTCGACGCCGGCGCACAGTACGTTGTTGACCTCACCGTTCCGGATACCACCGAAAGCAACGTCCGGTTCGCTGTTGAGCACGGCATCCACGCCGTTGTGGGTACCACCGGGTGGAATGCCCAGCGCCTTGACTCACTGCGCAGCCTGCTGGAACGCCAGCCGGCTACCGGCGTCCTTATTGCCCCGAACTTCGCCCTGGGGTCCGTGCTCGCCTCCGCTTTTGCTGCCAAAGCTTCGCAATACTTTGAATCGGTGGAAATCATCGAACTGCACCACCCGAACAAGGTTGACGCCCCCTCCGGTACCGCCGTGCGCACGGCCCAACTGGTTGCTCAGGCGCGTCAGGAAGCCGGCGTCCCGGCCAGCCCTGACGCCACCGAAACATCCTTGGACGGTGCCCGGGGCTGCGACGTGGACGGTATCCGTGTGCACAGTGTGCGCCTCCGCGGCCTGGTGGCCCACCAGGAAGTGCTCTTGGGCGGTCCCGGTGAGCAGCTGACGTTGCGGCACGATTCCTTCGACCGCGCGTCCTTCATGCCCGGTGTCCTGCTGGGACTGCGCAAGGTTGCGGCCAACCCCGGCCTGACCGTGGGCTTGGACGGCTACTTGGACCTGGGGCTTTAA
- the dapA gene encoding 4-hydroxy-tetrahydrodipicolinate synthase, translating into MSDLRAHVPALGTLLTAMVTPFTEDGKVDYDQAATLAEKLVEDGCDGLVVTGTTGETSTLTDDENLGMFRAVKEAVGGKAAIIAGTGTNDTAHSVHLSQRAAEIGVDGLLIVTPYYNKPSQAGVRAHFETIASATDLPVMLYDIPGRSSIAIAPETMIALSKHQNIVAVKDAKADFAAATRVMAETDLFFYSGDDGLTLQWMALGAVGLVGVTTHVATRRFRELIDAVNASDLAKARAINFELEPVIRATMTRVQGAVAAKQILKWQGVLPNSVVRLPLVEPDAAEIDTIRGDLAEAGMDFDVQDGSAGK; encoded by the coding sequence ATGTCTGACTTGCGCGCCCACGTTCCCGCCCTTGGTACCCTGCTGACCGCTATGGTCACCCCGTTCACTGAGGACGGCAAGGTTGACTATGACCAAGCCGCAACGCTGGCGGAAAAGCTCGTTGAGGATGGTTGCGACGGACTCGTGGTCACTGGCACCACTGGCGAAACCTCAACCCTCACAGACGACGAAAACCTTGGCATGTTCCGGGCGGTCAAAGAAGCCGTGGGTGGCAAGGCTGCCATCATTGCCGGTACCGGCACCAACGACACCGCCCACTCGGTGCACCTGTCCCAGCGTGCGGCAGAAATCGGTGTTGACGGTCTCCTGATCGTCACCCCCTACTACAACAAGCCCAGCCAGGCAGGCGTCCGGGCTCACTTTGAGACGATCGCCTCAGCCACGGATCTTCCCGTCATGCTTTATGACATTCCGGGCCGTTCGTCCATTGCGATCGCACCCGAGACCATGATTGCGCTGTCCAAGCACCAGAACATCGTGGCAGTCAAGGACGCCAAGGCGGACTTCGCAGCCGCAACGCGCGTCATGGCTGAGACGGATCTTTTCTTCTACTCCGGTGATGACGGACTGACTCTGCAGTGGATGGCGCTCGGCGCCGTCGGCTTGGTTGGCGTCACCACCCATGTAGCCACCCGCCGCTTCCGCGAGCTGATTGATGCCGTCAATGCCAGCGACCTCGCCAAGGCAAGGGCCATCAATTTTGAACTGGAACCCGTCATCCGCGCGACCATGACGCGGGTCCAAGGCGCAGTAGCCGCCAAGCAGATTCTCAAGTGGCAGGGAGTCCTGCCCAACTCGGTTGTCCGTTTGCCCCTCGTGGAGCCGGACGCGGCCGAGATCGACACCATCCGCGGGGATTTGGCGGAAGCCGGAATGGACTTCGACGTCCAGGACGGTTCTGCCGGAAAGTAG
- a CDS encoding carbon-nitrogen hydrolase family protein has product MTHAPSAAERGPSSLRGGREPEPSTALRVALVQYRPHRAERPGEAVVANVQTHARLVERAHAEGARLVLFPELSLTGYELEGFGLDESRPGSDEGPGPWTSENDERLRPLQESCSSTGTTAVVGAGWRDVDSTPRLASLVVGPDGSLRAVFKTHLHGLERQLFVPGTGPGILTVDGWRIALAVCADAAHPAHAAAAAQEKADVYAVSALYVRGEEMRLGLHMGARSMDHRMFGLMANLGGETALGASCGLTGVWNPSGAVVAQAAGSGPAAVMATLERSSLDQYRLEDQYRLDTGE; this is encoded by the coding sequence ATGACCCATGCGCCCTCCGCGGCTGAACGCGGGCCTTCGTCTCTCCGTGGTGGCCGGGAACCTGAACCGTCCACTGCTTTGCGGGTGGCACTCGTGCAGTACCGGCCACATCGTGCTGAACGTCCTGGCGAAGCTGTAGTGGCGAATGTTCAAACCCATGCGCGGTTGGTGGAACGTGCCCACGCGGAAGGGGCACGCCTGGTGCTGTTCCCCGAGCTCTCGCTCACGGGATACGAGCTCGAGGGGTTCGGCCTTGATGAATCCCGGCCCGGATCGGACGAAGGGCCTGGCCCGTGGACGTCCGAAAATGATGAAAGGCTGCGGCCACTTCAGGAAAGCTGCTCCTCAACAGGAACCACGGCTGTTGTGGGTGCAGGGTGGAGGGACGTGGACTCCACGCCCCGGTTGGCCTCCCTGGTTGTAGGTCCGGACGGTTCACTGCGGGCAGTGTTCAAGACCCACCTGCACGGACTGGAACGTCAGCTGTTCGTCCCGGGAACAGGACCCGGAATTCTTACCGTGGATGGGTGGAGGATTGCGCTCGCAGTTTGTGCAGACGCCGCGCACCCTGCCCATGCTGCTGCGGCTGCTCAGGAAAAGGCGGACGTGTACGCAGTTTCGGCCCTGTATGTGCGCGGCGAAGAAATGCGCCTTGGACTGCATATGGGTGCCCGCTCCATGGACCACCGGATGTTTGGGCTGATGGCCAACCTCGGCGGAGAAACTGCGCTGGGGGCATCGTGCGGACTCACCGGCGTCTGGAATCCGAGCGGCGCAGTGGTGGCCCAGGCTGCGGGTTCGGGCCCGGCTGCTGTCATGGCAACCTTGGAGCGGTCTTCCTTGGATCAGTACAGATTGGAGGATCAGTACAGATTGGACACTGGAGAATGA
- a CDS encoding molybdenum cofactor biosynthesis protein B has protein sequence MSACEPNVTRRAGVVIASTRAAAGVYADETGPIILDWLNEHGFDTFPTMVVPDGEPVGAALRALLTQGPAVVITSGGTGLSPDDRTPEMTLPLLEREIPGIMEGIRRAGAAKTPMAMLSRGHAGTAGKTFIINLPGSPKGVMDGLAVLDPVLGHLCEQLEGNHGH, from the coding sequence ATGAGTGCTTGCGAGCCGAACGTGACGCGCAGGGCAGGAGTGGTCATTGCCTCCACCCGGGCAGCTGCAGGAGTTTACGCCGATGAGACAGGCCCGATCATCCTCGATTGGCTCAACGAGCACGGCTTCGATACTTTTCCCACCATGGTGGTCCCTGACGGTGAGCCGGTTGGGGCTGCACTGAGGGCACTGCTCACTCAGGGGCCCGCCGTGGTGATCACCAGCGGGGGAACGGGCCTTAGCCCCGATGACCGCACACCGGAAATGACACTTCCGCTTCTTGAGCGCGAGATTCCGGGCATCATGGAGGGTATCCGCCGCGCCGGCGCGGCCAAGACGCCTATGGCCATGCTCAGCCGCGGCCACGCTGGAACAGCGGGAAAAACGTTCATCATCAATCTGCCCGGGTCCCCCAAAGGCGTCATGGACGGCTTGGCTGTCCTGGACCCTGTACTGGGGCATCTGTGCGAGCAATTGGAAGGAAATCATGGGCACTGA
- a CDS encoding GDSL-type esterase/lipase family protein, with protein MESVNAQWAGAFQIIHDADGWQQFRRLDAALFMPPATDGLEERARMCAGIHATWTAGSGRVVIEAEGAQDGSAFDVLVNGVLRHRVTGAGRVSHDLELGDIPPHSRVQVWLPHYGFLRVLEVSLKGEDVTVPVPTGKRWITYGSSITQCRTAHGPSEAWPALVARELGWQLQSLGFGGECQLDPAAEDTISQLPADVISLCLGINTYNVAALSGRAFASQVLGFVHNVRRAHPGVPIAVISPMLSLPREDVPNSAGWTLADYRNAVADVVRTVRERGDTLLHLIDGASVFTPEEASALMPDTLHPDNEGYRLMAERLGPALAAVAAGGD; from the coding sequence ATGGAATCCGTGAACGCCCAGTGGGCCGGAGCTTTTCAGATCATCCACGACGCCGATGGCTGGCAGCAGTTCAGGCGCCTCGATGCTGCCCTCTTTATGCCTCCTGCCACGGATGGGCTGGAGGAACGGGCCAGAATGTGCGCCGGAATCCATGCAACGTGGACAGCGGGCTCGGGGCGTGTGGTGATTGAAGCCGAAGGAGCGCAGGACGGATCAGCCTTCGATGTTCTGGTCAACGGAGTCCTCCGGCATCGCGTCACCGGGGCGGGCCGTGTCAGTCATGACCTTGAGCTTGGGGACATTCCGCCTCACTCCCGCGTCCAGGTGTGGTTGCCGCATTACGGTTTCCTGAGGGTGCTGGAGGTTTCCCTGAAAGGTGAAGACGTCACAGTGCCCGTACCAACCGGGAAGCGGTGGATCACCTACGGGAGTTCCATCACCCAGTGCCGGACAGCACATGGTCCGTCGGAGGCGTGGCCGGCCTTGGTAGCCAGGGAACTCGGTTGGCAGTTGCAATCGCTGGGCTTCGGGGGAGAGTGTCAACTCGATCCCGCAGCTGAGGACACCATCTCCCAGCTTCCGGCAGATGTCATTTCCCTGTGCCTGGGCATCAACACCTACAACGTCGCTGCTTTGTCCGGACGGGCCTTCGCCAGCCAGGTCCTTGGGTTCGTCCATAATGTTCGCCGGGCACACCCGGGTGTGCCCATCGCCGTCATTTCACCCATGTTGTCTCTTCCCCGCGAGGATGTGCCCAACTCTGCGGGCTGGACACTGGCTGATTACAGGAATGCCGTAGCAGATGTGGTTCGCACGGTCCGCGAACGCGGGGATACGCTCCTTCATCTCATTGATGGCGCCAGCGTGTTCACGCCGGAGGAGGCAAGCGCCCTGATGCCGGACACACTGCACCCGGACAACGAAGGGTATCGCCTGATGGCAGAAAGGCTGGGGCCGGCCCTGGCAGCTGTGGCCGCAGGGGGAGACTGA
- a CDS encoding molybdenum cofactor biosynthesis protein MoaE: protein MGTETNFEVVSAVLSAESISVEQAIKAVESESAGAVVSFSGVVRNHDGGKAVDRLSYSAHPTAHQVMKEVVEQLVAEHSGEAAQPVRIWAAHRIGMLEIGDPALVCAVAAAHRGQAFAVCSELVDRVKEQVPIWKEQFFTDGTVEWVGAGE from the coding sequence ATGGGCACTGAAACAAATTTTGAAGTGGTCAGCGCTGTTCTCAGTGCCGAGTCCATCTCCGTGGAACAGGCCATCAAAGCCGTGGAATCCGAATCTGCCGGGGCAGTTGTCAGCTTCAGCGGTGTAGTCCGGAATCACGATGGCGGCAAGGCCGTAGACCGACTGAGTTACAGCGCTCATCCCACGGCGCATCAGGTGATGAAAGAGGTAGTGGAGCAACTGGTGGCCGAGCATTCGGGAGAAGCTGCCCAGCCGGTCCGGATCTGGGCAGCCCACAGGATTGGCATGCTGGAGATCGGGGACCCCGCGCTGGTATGTGCGGTGGCTGCTGCCCACCGCGGCCAGGCGTTCGCTGTGTGCTCCGAGCTGGTGGACCGGGTCAAGGAGCAGGTTCCCATTTGGAAGGAACAGTTCTTCACTGACGGCACTGTGGAATGGGTGGGAGCAGGGGAGTAG
- a CDS encoding ribonuclease J, which produces MTQTALPGLVTPPKLPKGTLRIVPLGGLGEIGRNMAVFEIDGKLLVVDCGVLFPEETQPGVDLILPDFSYIEDRLQDIVGVVLTHGHEDHIGAVPYLLRLKADIPLIGSQLTLALVEAKLQEHRIKPYTLTVTEGQVEQFGPFECEFVAVNHSIPDALAVFIRTEGGNVLHTGDFKMDQLPLDGRITDLRHFARLGEEGVDLFMADSTNADVPGFTTAEKEIGPTLDRLFGQARKRIIVASFSSHVHRVQQVLDAAAKHNRKVAFVGRSMVRNMAIAAKLGYLDVPEGILVDIKNIDNMPDDRVVLMSTGSQGEPMAALSRMANGDHRVIVGKGDTVILASSLIPGNENAVFRIINGLLKLGADVIHKGTAKVHVSGHAAAGELLYCYNILEPLNAMPVHGETRHLIANGNIALESGVPSEGIILSDNGTVIDLKDHKANVVGQVEVGFVYVDGSSVGEITDADLKDRRVLGDEGFISVITVISRTTGKIVSGPEIHARGVAEDDSVFDEIIPKINAALEEAVLNHTDHTNHQLQQVVRRIIGTWVNRKLRRRPMIIPVVLEA; this is translated from the coding sequence ATGACCCAAACCGCCCTTCCCGGACTGGTTACTCCGCCGAAACTGCCCAAGGGCACGCTGCGGATTGTTCCGCTCGGTGGACTGGGGGAGATTGGCCGCAACATGGCGGTCTTCGAAATCGACGGCAAATTGCTGGTGGTTGACTGCGGTGTGCTCTTCCCTGAAGAGACCCAGCCCGGCGTCGATTTGATCCTGCCTGATTTCTCGTACATCGAGGACCGGTTGCAGGACATCGTAGGCGTCGTGTTGACCCATGGCCACGAGGACCACATTGGTGCGGTTCCGTATCTTCTCCGCCTCAAGGCTGACATCCCCCTGATTGGATCCCAGCTGACCCTTGCCCTGGTGGAAGCCAAGCTGCAGGAACACCGGATCAAGCCTTACACGCTCACCGTCACTGAGGGGCAGGTGGAGCAGTTCGGTCCGTTCGAGTGCGAATTCGTGGCAGTTAACCACTCCATTCCCGATGCCTTGGCGGTTTTCATCCGCACAGAAGGCGGCAATGTCCTTCACACCGGCGACTTCAAGATGGATCAGTTGCCGCTGGATGGGCGAATCACGGATCTTCGGCATTTCGCCCGACTGGGTGAAGAGGGCGTGGACCTGTTCATGGCCGATTCCACCAATGCTGACGTGCCTGGCTTCACCACGGCCGAAAAAGAGATCGGCCCCACCCTGGACCGCTTGTTCGGCCAGGCCAGGAAGCGCATCATCGTGGCCTCGTTCTCCTCGCACGTCCACCGTGTCCAGCAGGTTCTCGATGCCGCGGCCAAGCACAACCGCAAGGTGGCCTTCGTCGGCCGTTCGATGGTTCGCAACATGGCCATCGCTGCCAAACTCGGGTACTTGGATGTCCCGGAGGGCATCTTGGTGGACATCAAGAACATCGACAACATGCCGGACGACCGCGTAGTCCTCATGTCCACCGGCTCCCAGGGTGAGCCTATGGCCGCCCTCTCCCGTATGGCCAACGGTGATCACCGCGTGATCGTTGGCAAGGGCGATACCGTGATTTTGGCGTCCAGCCTCATCCCCGGTAATGAGAATGCGGTCTTCCGCATCATCAACGGTCTCCTCAAACTCGGTGCCGATGTCATTCACAAGGGCACTGCAAAGGTTCACGTCTCAGGTCACGCAGCCGCCGGTGAGTTGCTTTACTGCTACAACATCCTTGAGCCCCTCAACGCGATGCCGGTCCACGGAGAAACCCGGCACCTGATTGCCAACGGCAACATCGCGTTGGAGTCCGGCGTTCCGTCCGAGGGAATCATCCTCAGCGACAACGGCACAGTGATCGACCTCAAGGACCACAAGGCAAATGTTGTGGGCCAGGTTGAAGTGGGCTTTGTCTACGTAGACGGTTCCAGCGTGGGCGAGATTACCGACGCCGACCTCAAGGATCGTCGCGTCCTGGGAGATGAGGGATTCATTTCCGTCATCACAGTCATCAGCCGCACCACCGGCAAGATCGTCTCCGGCCCCGAAATCCACGCCCGTGGCGTGGCCGAGGATGACTCAGTCTTTGACGAGATCATTCCCAAGATCAATGCCGCGCTTGAAGAAGCTGTGCTGAACCACACGGATCACACCAACCACCAGCTGCAACAAGTGGTCCGCAGGATCATCGGCACCTGGGTCAACCGTAAGCTTCGCCGCCGTCCCATGATCATCCCGGTGGTCCTGGAAGCGTAG